One genomic window of Vicia villosa cultivar HV-30 ecotype Madison, WI unplaced genomic scaffold, Vvil1.0 ctg.001840F_1_1, whole genome shotgun sequence includes the following:
- the LOC131636827 gene encoding ervatamin-B-like, producing MKISFTSIPLRFFIIFTALLCIYFAIQKKKTSFINIYSSVEIPTNKYTSFLGPKLDKLPNQDDVIQLFQQWKNDHGRNYSNLEEMARKFDIFVKNLKYITESNAKRDTPHSALLGLTNFADLSFMEFKERYMTTNISTMNFATDDDDDDVDELAYSKPPTSLDWRSKGAVTSVKDQGACGSCWAFSVAGAIEGIVAIVTGKLINLSAQELLDCDSGSDGCDGGYTTSTFEWVIGNKGVALESDYPYTGKKGVCKASKIPNSPISAIKSFDRVTKTEKGLLSAVTKQPISVMVYSDTEDFQHYTNEIYNGPNCSKDSKDADHFMLIVGYDSVDGEDYWIVKNTWGTSWGRNGYMFVKRNTGKKYGVCGINQWAFYPNKKK from the exons atgaagATTTCTTTCACCTCAATCCCATTGcgtttcttcatcatcttcacagcACTCCTATGCATATATTTTGCtattcaaaaaaagaaaacatCATTCATAAATATATATTCAAGTGTGGAGATCCCAACCAATAAGTACACCTCCTTTTTGGGTCCTAAACTTGATAAGCTTCCTAATCAAGATGATGTTATACAATTATTTCAACAATGGAAGAATGACCATGGACGAAACTATAGTAACCTAGAAGAGATGGCAAGGAAATTTGACATTTTTGTTAAGAATTTGAAGTATATCACAGAGAGTAATGCAAAGAGAGACACACCTCATAGCGCTCTTCTCGGTCTGACCAATTTTGCTGATTTGAGCTTCATGGAGTTCAAAGAAAGATACATGACCACGAATATTAGCACCATGAATTTTGCaaccgatgatgatgatgatgatgttgatgaattAGCATATAGTAAGCCACCTACATCCTTGGATTGGAGATCAAAAGGAGCTGTCACTTCTGTTAAAGATCAAGGCGCTTGTG GTAGTTGCTGGGCATTCTCGGTTGCAGGTGCAATCGAAGGAATAGTTGCAATAGTTACAGGAAAGCTTATCAACCTTTCAGCACAAGAGCTTCTAGATTGTGACTCGGGAAGTGATGGTTGTGATGGTGGATATACGACCAGTACGTTCGAATGGGTTATAGGAAACAAAGGAGTTGCTTTGGAGAGTGATTATCCTTATACTGGAAAGAAGGGGGTTTGCAAAGCCTCAAAG ATTCCAAATAGTCCAATTAGTGCCATTAAATCATTTGATCGCGTGACCAAAACAGAAAAAGGACTATTAAGTGCCGTTACTAAGCAGCCAATTAGCGTGATGGTTTATTCTGACACAGAAGACTTTCAACATTACACCAAT GAAATATATAATGGTCCCAATTGCTCGAAGGATTCAAAAGATGCAGACCACTTCATGTTGATAGTGGGTTATGATTCAGTAGACGGTGAAGATTATTGGATCGTGAAGAATACATGGGGCACAAGTTGGGGAAGAAATGGTTATATGTTTGTAAAAAGGAACACTGGTAAAAAGTATGGAGTGTGTGGAATCAATCAATGGGCTTTTTACCCAAACAAAAAAAAGTGA